The Stigmatopora argus isolate UIUO_Sarg chromosome 1, RoL_Sarg_1.0, whole genome shotgun sequence genome segment GCCGTCAAAATGGACCCTTCCTTGCCCGCCAGATTGAAGAGCCTTTACATAATGGGAGGCAACATCGAATGTAAATGGACGCTTCATCCGTATTTCATATCAAATGCTTATACTAACATGTTTGGAATGGAGCTCATATGTGTTGTGTGACCCACACAGCGAGAGGGAACACAAGTGTGTGTGGAGAGTTTAACTTTCTGGCTGATCCTGAGGCCGCCTACATCGTGTTGGAACGCTATACGTGTCCCACCACCATCGCCTCCTGGGAGTTCAGCTGCAGGAACTCCCTGCCGTGGGTGAGGAGCAAATGAATGGACACTAGACCACTAATGAGTAATCAAATATTTTGATCGTTCATTATACACTGGGACATTGTTGACCTTAAAGTTCATTATAATCCCTTCCTAAAATTAAATGCATTCCTATTAGTATTTGATTActatttctcatttttaaatttaaaaaccaAGCATAAAAGGGGCATATATTATTTGATTTTAAGCACgatttatatacatttaaaaaaaaactcaactaaATAGTATTCAccttttatgcactttttcatatttattttttcagatttctGTAGTACTTGGTGAAAGCATTATTGTAGTTGTATTGAATCAAAATTGAGAATTATGATTCCGCTAGGGAAAAAACAGCAAGCCAGCCTGACTTTTGCCATAGTTTCTGGTTTTAACACATATTTCTCAGTAAAATGTTTAGACTAGAATAATACAGGATGACgcaaaaaacattgattttttgagtgcgtattggcagacatgagcaagtgaCAGCACTGCAACTTGAGCAACCTTTTTAGCATCCCCTTATGAGATATAATCACATTTTTTCTATGAGCGGATTATCCAACTACTCGCACAAGGTGATTAGTCAACTATCAAAATAATGGATTGTGGCAGCCCTAATAAACACGAGTTTCATGTCTTGTGTTTGTGTGCCATAGTCCTTCTGTGACACCTGGCTAGCCCAAAATACCCCAAAAGCCCGTTTTATGGAGTCCATCTATGCCCACACGCGAAAGGTAAAGCTTAATTAATCCACATTTCACAACACTAATCTCTACAATGTGAAAAAGTAGTCATTCTTGAGTTATTATGATACTGAAGAAACTTTTGATTTCTTTTACTTTTCCACCTTGCAGATGGTTCAAACAGATCGGTATCAGAAGGAACTGGTGTCAGGATCTGGGTTCAACACATGCGATACTTACGCTGTTGCTGCAGCCATCGCAGACAATTTGGTGACAGAAAGTGAGATGGTATGATCAAGTTTCTCTCTGATTCTCTGAAATGGCAAAGTGGGAACgagtttttgggggaaatagaAGATGCAAAGAAACATTTCTGTGGGGTGCTTTCACAGGTGCCCGTGACAGTGGAGTTGGAGGGAAAAAACACCAGAGGCATGATGGTCCTGGATTACATTGATGCATTGCACAAGGAGCATAAAGTCACCATCTTGAAGAAAATCGACCTTGAGATCTTCAAGCAACTGTTGATGAATGCACTGAAGTAGCAAGGGTGGagccatcatttcagaagagGGTGACATTTTTGGTAATATTTCTATGTTGTGGGTGGAGGTTggcttccccccaaaaaatcttgtatgaaatattttttctaatgtTGTGTCTGTCATTTCTACGGAAATGTTACTTCCAACTGTGGAATTGCTGCCTGGAATCTTTCTGGTTAAGATCTCAAGctaataaaaataacttttgggaaaatgtcCAAAGGGCTCGGAATGAACCCATTGACtaaggtttttttaaatcctttttacGGGACTGTTTGTTATaacaaatggaaataaaaaagtaaagacAAATTCATGAGCACTAGAACACGCAACTGTCATTATGAA includes the following:
- the LOC144084492 gene encoding inosine-uridine preferring nucleoside hydrolase-like, which encodes MKRLILDVDTGVDDAQAIMMALAAPDVDVMAITCTHGNTPLKNTLKNTLRVLKMCNRLDIKVYPGFEEPLLGNKINAGDFHGKDGLGDAPDPDAPGLELVQKTNAVDAIISITKQNPGEVILVSTGPLTTLALAVKMDPSLPARLKSLYIMGGNIESRGNTSVCGEFNFLADPEAAYIVLERYTCPTTIASWEFSCRNSLPWSFCDTWLAQNTPKARFMESIYAHTRKMVQTDRYQKELVSGSGFNTCDTYAVAAAIADNLVTESEMVPVTVELEGKNTRGMMVLDYIDALHKEHKVTILKKIDLEIFKQLLMNALK